The Rhinolophus sinicus isolate RSC01 linkage group LG09, ASM3656204v1, whole genome shotgun sequence genome includes a window with the following:
- the LOC109460392 gene encoding small ribosomal subunit protein uS17, producing the protein MADIQTERDYQRQPTIFQTKKRVLLGETGKEKLPRYYKNIGLGFKTPKEAIEGTYIDKKCPFTSNVSIRGHILSGVVTKMKMHRTIVIRPDYLHYIRKYNCFEKRHKNMSVHLYPCFREVQIGDIVTVGECWPLSKTVRVNVLKVTKAAGTKKQFQKL; encoded by the coding sequence ATGGCGGACATTCAGACCGAGCGTGACTACCAAAGGCAGCCGACCATCTTTCAAACTAAGAAGAGGGTCCTGCTTGGAGAAACTGGCAAAGAGAAGCTTCCGCGGTACTACAAGAACATTGGTTTGGGCTTTAAGACACCCAAGGAGGCCATTGAGGGGACCTACATTGACAAGAAATGCCCGTTTACTAGTAATGTCTCCATCCGAGGGCACATCCTGTCTGGCGTGGTGACCAAGATGAAGATGCATAGGACCATTGTCATCCGCCCAGACTACCTCCACTACATCCGAAAGTACAACTGCTTTGAGAAGCGTCACAAGAACATGTCTGTGCACCTGTACCCCTGCTTCAGAGAAGTCCAGATTGGTGACATTGTTACAGTGGGTGAGTGCTGGCCCCTGAGCAAGACTGTGCGTGTTAATGTGCTCAAGGTCACCAAGGCTGCAGGCACCAAGAAGCAATTCCAGAAGCTCTGA